A stretch of DNA from Catenulispora acidiphila DSM 44928:
GCCCGTGGCGGTGACGGTCTTCCCCCGCGACATCCCGCGCCTTCCGCGAACCTGGATCGAAGACACCTACACGAACCTGATCCACTACGGCGAGGCTGCCCAGGGCGGACACTTCGCAGCATTGGAACAGCCCGAGATTTTGATCGGCGAAATCCGCGCCGGCCTCAGGAGCCTCCGTTCCTGAACTCGACGGATGTTCCGGGGGACGGGACAGACAGATCGGGCCGGGCCCGCCCGACGGCGGACCCGGCCCGATCAGCGTGCTGCGATCAGGACCCGGCGGATCAGGCCGCGGTCACCTTCACCCCCAGCGATCCGTACACCAGGCCCGACGGCACGATCCGTACCGTGTAGGAGCCGGCCGGCAGTGCCGTCATCGTGTACAGCGTGCCGGTGCTGCCGCAGCCGAGGCTGCCGTTCTTGAGTTGGGTACCGGTGTGGTCGAAGAGGTAGTAGGCCATTGATGTGGTGCCGCAGGTGCCTCCGGTGATCGTCGTGGCGCCGGCCAGTGTCACGTTCTTGGCCGCCGTGGTGGTGAAGGCGATCGAGGTGGCTTGGCCCGCGACGGTCGTCTTCACCGACGTCAGCGTGCCGGTGGTGGGCGCGGTCGCCGATGAGGCGGTCGCGCCGAAGACCTGGGCGGTGTACTTGCCGGTCTGCGGACCGGGCGGGACGATCACCACCTTGTAGGAGCCGGCGGCCAGGGTCGCGGTGAAGAGTTGGCCGGCGCTGCCGCAGCTGAGGCTGACGTTCTTCACCTTGGTGCCGGTGCTGTCGTAGAGGTAGTAGTGCACTGACGTGTAGTTGCAGTTGGCGGTGATCGTCGAGGAACCGGCGATCATGACGGCCTGGCTGGTCGGGACGGTGAAGCCGAACGCCGCCGCGCGGCCGGCGATCGTGGTGGTCGCCGAGACCGGGGCGCCGGTCAGCGCGGCCGTGGCCGATACCGCCGTGGCGCCGAAGACCTGGGCGCCGTAGGTGCCGGTCACCGGGCCCGGCGGCACGATCAGCAGCAGGTAGGAACCGGCTGCCAGGGTCGGGGCGAACAGAACGTCCGCGCTCCCGCAGCTGAGGCTCATGTTGTTCAGCTGCGCGCCGGTGTGGTCGTACAGGTAGTAGTGCACTGACGCGTAGTTGCAGTCGCCGGTGATCGCCGAGGAGCCGGTGATCGTGACGGTCTGGGCGGTCGCCACAGTGAATCCGATGCCCACCGACCGGGACGCGGTCGTGGTGGCCACCGAGGTCGGCGTGCCGTCCAGGGCGGCGGTCGCCGGCGGTGTCGCCCCGAAGACCTGGACGCCGTAGGTACCGGCCACCGGGCCCGGCGGGACGGCGACCAGCGTGTAGGAGCCCGCCGCCAGCGTCGCGCCGTACAGCGCGGCGGACGAGCCGCAGCTGACGCTCTGGTTCTTCAGCTGGGTACCGGTGCTGTCATAGAGGTAGAACTTCACCGAGGCGTAGTCGCAGTCGCCGGTGGTGATCGTCGCGTATCCGGCGATCGTCACCGTCTGGCTGCTCGGCACCGTGAAGCGCACCGCCGCCGCCTGCGAGGCGACCGTGGTGGTCACCGCCTTGGGCGTCCCGTCCAGCGTGGCGACCGCCGGAACGCTCCCGCCGAAGACCTGGACGCCGTAGCTGCCCGTCACCGGTCCCGGCGGGACCGCCAGCACCGTGTACGACCCGGCGGTCAGGGCCTTGCCGAACAGCACGCCGGATGAGCCGCAGCTCAGGCTCGCGTTGCTCACCTGGTTGCCGGAGTGGTCGTAGATGTAGAACTTCACCGAGCTGTAGTCGCAGTCCCCGGTGATCGTTGTCGAGCCGGTGACGGTCACCGCCTGGTCGGCGGGAAGGGTGAAGCCGACCGCGACCGCCTTCGAGGCGGTGGTCGTGGTCACCGAGGCGGGCGTGCCGTCCAGTGCCGCGGTCGCCATCGACGACCCGGCGCCGAAGACCTGCACGCCGTAGGTACCCGTGACCGGCCCGGGCGGGGCGATCAACATCATGTAGGACCCCGCGCCCAGCGTCGGGGAGTACAGCACGCCCGCGCTGCCGCAGCTCAGGCTCCCGCTCTTCACCTGCGTACCGGAGTGGTCGTAGAGGTAGAACTTCACCGAGCTGTAGTCGCAGTCCCCGCTGGTGATCGCCGCGGAGCCGGTGATCGTCACCGCCTGGAGCGCCGGGTTGGTGAAGCTGACCACCGCCGACTGGGAGGCGGCTGTCGTCGTCACCGACGCCGGCGCGCCGTCCAGCGTCGCGGTCACCGCGGTCGAGGACGCGCCGAAGATCTGCACGCCCAGCTTCCCGGTGACCGGCGCCGGCGGAACGATGAGCAGGGTGTAGGACCCGGCCGGCAGCACCGGCGAGTAGAGCATCCCGGCGCTGCCGCATTGCAGGCCGGTGTGGGTGACCTCGGCGCCGGTGTGGTCGTACAGGTAGAACACCAGCGAGGAGTAGTCGCAGTCACCGCTGGTGAGGGTGGAGGAGCCGGTCACCGCGACGGTCTGGCTCGTCGGGTTGACGAAGCCGATCGCGACCGACTGCGCCGCGACGGTGGTGGTGACCACGTCCGGCGTGCCGTCCAAGGTCGCCGCCGGGGTCCCCGCGCCGCCCGCGCTGGCGAACAGGCTGTAGGTCCCGATCATCCCGCCGGAGTCCACCGCCAGCCGGTAGCTGCCGGCGGCCAGGACCCCGAGGCCGGCCACGCCGCACTTGCCGTGGGCGATCGCCGTGCCGGAGCTGTCGAGCAGCCGCCAGGTCAGCGTGGTGCTGTAGTCCAGCGTCGGGCACGAGGCGATGTCCAGCAGCACCGGCGAGCCGTCGGACGGCGCGGTGAGCGTGTACATGTCCTGCGACGCGACGGTCTCGAACCGGCCCGCGCCGGTCGCCGCCGCGCCGTTGACCACGTTCGGCGACACCGCCAGCGGGAAGGTCGCCGCGAACGACTGCGGCGCCTCGAGGTTCAGCGCGTAGCCGCCGGCCACGCCCCCGGCGCTGACCAGAAGTTGGTAGCCGCCCGCCGCCAGTGGACCGAGGCTGGAATACGAGCAGTTTCCGTTGGCGGCGCTGGCTCCGGTCGCGGTGTTGATCAGCTTCCAGCGCAGCGGCGTGGAGTAGCCGGCCGTCGGGCACGCCGTGATGTCCAGGTCCAGGAACTGGCCGTCGGTCGGCACTGTGAAGGTGTACGTGTCCTGCGAAGCGCCGGTCTCGAAGTCGCTCGCGCCCGGTGTCGCGGTCCCGTTGATGGTGTTCGCCGTCGTCGTCAGCGGCAGGGTCGCCGTGAAGGACTGCGGCGACAACAGGTCCAGGGTGTACGGGCCCGGCGTGCCGTTGGCCGCGACGAGCAGCGTGTAGGAGCCGGCCGGCAGCGTCCCGAAGTCCGCGTAGGAGCACCCGCCGTAGCCGGAGTGGACCACGGTCTGCGTCGCGGCGTCGAGCAGCTTCCAGGTGCCCGGGGAGTAGTTGTCCGACGCCGGGCACGAGCGCAGGCTCACCGCGAGCTGCTTGCCGCCGGTCGGGACGGTGAAGGAGTACATGTCCTGCGACGCGCCGTCCTCGAACACCCCCGCCCCGGTGGTGGCGGTCCCGTTCAGGGTGTTCGCCGTCACCGCCAGAGGCAAGGTCGCCGTGAATGACTGCGGAGCCTCCATGTTGACCGTGTACGGTCCGACGAGTCCCGGGCCGCGGACGGTCAGCGTGTACTGTCCGGCCGCCACGAGCCCGAGGTCCCGGTCGAGACAGACCCCTGAGGCGGTCGTGTGGCCCGCCGCGGTCGCCAGGGTCCAGGAGATGCCGTCGGACTGCCCCTCAGCGGGGCACGAGCCGATGCTGAGGTTCAGGTGCTGGCCGCCGGCCGGGACGGTGAAGGAGTACACATCCGCCGATCCGGTGTTCTCCAGCGTTCCGGCGCCCGCCGCGGCAGCGCCGTCGACGGTGCCGGCCGAGACCGCCAGCGGCAGTGCCGCGGCGAACGTCTGCGCCGGGACGAGCGTGACGCCTACGGAGATGTTGTCGACGGCCAGGCTGGTGCCGATGATGCCCCGGAAGCCCGACGGCGTCAGCTGCACCCGCATCTCGTCGCTGTACTGCGGGGTCGTCATGGTGACCCGGTAGCGCTGGTAGGGCGCGCCCTGGGCGGTCTGGCCCTGGCCCAGCGCGGTGACCGTCGCAGAGCCCGAGGACACGCTCGCCGCCGTCGGGGTGAAGGCGAGTACCGCGGTGGTCGCCAGATCCCCGACCTTCACCGTCAGGGTCTGGTTCTGGGCGTTGGCGCTGGTGATGCC
This window harbors:
- a CDS encoding VWD domain-containing protein, which gives rise to MSTRRTLGYVYNPATGSYTVPCISDPRALIPDATYSKMDCKPLYLAGENIAQTRVIAQLNAAGVYGDSAATGITANLQWETILPDPAAPDKNNRPDLLLYDRTKANGPVGLVEMKGNWNTKDDPVAEVKKYVQDWPVSNHPAVEYHFTTPISDDFKIQLEPPCKDDPTKHSYYQFHTYSDPANDGVIRISRTFVGCPPRQKGSGQDEQNGGYQGTIGADADHNGVDDIWDFVRNHPELWYLTTPMLIPTFHPLSKPVMVSLDRDALTELEEATEDAAPDAIDAEWAALVDSMPDAVAEAAADIAAGDATALGLDATEMALAELALDGGFVTLSALFVAPLIAAAVLAAIWAVMHWHLFGDPHMTTLDGLAYDLQDQGEFEVVHVPSLNLDVQARFLPLGGSRTFTVVDSVVFTINGSLVELNQHGVATVNSVPIPSSQTLTEFGDGAALVRNGNKFVATFGAGNARLAFGDSSLGFDIAPGIPTTGLLGNNDGIPGNDLVMADGTPLTSPTAATIDGTYANSWRLTDNESDFTYDEDMDTAAYTDLTFPSNVVTLADFAQSDQDLARQACNAQAVPPGPQFDACMLDVAQTGDANYAKAAAAVTDVLQDYSAHTVDASGTVTENFEGAVGSNFRPDSTESIGGTTAAGPVFDGSGYSFSVPSLPNHSGATVAFDVYAVGITSANAQNQTLTVKVGDLATTAVLAFTPTAASVSSGSATVTALGQGQTAQGAPYQRYRVTMTTPQYSDEMRVQLTPSGFRGIIGTSLAVDNISVGVTLVPAQTFAAALPLAVSAGTVDGAAAAGAGTLENTGSADVYSFTVPAGGQHLNLSIGSCPAEGQSDGISWTLATAAGHTTASGVCLDRDLGLVAAGQYTLTVRGPGLVGPYTVNMEAPQSFTATLPLAVTANTLNGTATTGAGVFEDGASQDMYSFTVPTGGKQLAVSLRSCPASDNYSPGTWKLLDAATQTVVHSGYGGCSYADFGTLPAGSYTLLVAANGTPGPYTLDLLSPQSFTATLPLTTTANTINGTATPGASDFETGASQDTYTFTVPTDGQFLDLDITACPTAGYSTPLRWKLINTATGASAANGNCSYSSLGPLAAGGYQLLVSAGGVAGGYALNLEAPQSFAATFPLAVSPNVVNGAAATGAGRFETVASQDMYTLTAPSDGSPVLLDIASCPTLDYSTTLTWRLLDSSGTAIAHGKCGVAGLGVLAAGSYRLAVDSGGMIGTYSLFASAGGAGTPAATLDGTPDVVTTTVAAQSVAIGFVNPTSQTVAVTGSSTLTSGDCDYSSLVFYLYDHTGAEVTHTGLQCGSAGMLYSPVLPAGSYTLLIVPPAPVTGKLGVQIFGASSTAVTATLDGAPASVTTTAASQSAVVSFTNPALQAVTITGSAAITSGDCDYSSVKFYLYDHSGTQVKSGSLSCGSAGVLYSPTLGAGSYMMLIAPPGPVTGTYGVQVFGAGSSMATAALDGTPASVTTTTASKAVAVGFTLPADQAVTVTGSTTITGDCDYSSVKFYIYDHSGNQVSNASLSCGSSGVLFGKALTAGSYTVLAVPPGPVTGSYGVQVFGGSVPAVATLDGTPKAVTTTVASQAAAVRFTVPSSQTVTIAGYATITTGDCDYASVKFYLYDSTGTQLKNQSVSCGSSAALYGATLAAGSYTLVAVPPGPVAGTYGVQVFGATPPATAALDGTPTSVATTTASRSVGIGFTVATAQTVTITGSSAITGDCNYASVHYYLYDHTGAQLNNMSLSCGSADVLFAPTLAAGSYLLLIVPPGPVTGTYGAQVFGATAVSATAALTGAPVSATTTIAGRAAAFGFTVPTSQAVMIAGSSTITANCNYTSVHYYLYDSTGTKVKNVSLSCGSAGQLFTATLAAGSYKVVIVPPGPQTGKYTAQVFGATASSATAPTTGTLTSVKTTVAGQATSIAFTTTAAKNVTLAGATTITGGTCGTTSMAYYLFDHTGTQLKNGSLGCGSTGTLYTMTALPAGSYTVRIVPSGLVYGSLGVKVTAA